The following are from one region of the Arachis duranensis cultivar V14167 chromosome 10, aradu.V14167.gnm2.J7QH, whole genome shotgun sequence genome:
- the LOC107468332 gene encoding uncharacterized protein LOC107468332: MGSSSAFFVICILHSLIAITCGALMMFYMKEVYTFGHGVQTATKLLGSTPHDQLLIKTSDSFSGLLLVAIGFLLFMVSFVKDRDFQSFFAKGCMVLHVFMAIWRIYFERKVEDLAWDWLRQTVGDIVLALSWVFFLVYSWREKYD, translated from the coding sequence ATGGGATCGTCGTCGGCGTTCTTCGTGATCTGCATCCTTCATTCGCTGATCGCCATAACCTGCGGTGCACTGATGATGTTCTACATGAAGGAAGTATACACCTTCGGGCACGGCGTGCAGACCGCGACGAAGCTCCTCGGCTCTACGCCGCACGATCAGCTCCTCATCAAGACCTCCGATTCTTTCTCTGGATTGCTTCTCGTTGCCATAGGGTTCCTCCTCTTCATGGTTTCCTTCGTCAAAGACCGTGACTTTCAGTCTTTCTTCGCCAAAGGTTGCATGGTCCTGCACGTGTTCATGGCCATATGGAGGATCTACTTCGAGCGCAAGGTGGAGGATCTCGCCTGGGATTGGCTCCGGCAAACCGTCGGTGACATTGTCTTGGCCCTTTCTTGGGTTTTCTTCCTCGTTTACTCTTGGAGGGAGAAGTATGAttga